The following are encoded together in the bacterium genome:
- a CDS encoding transketolase: protein MDRIAALTARAARLRAHVVGIAAAQLCHLGGSLSCADLMAALFFDVLQLDDTARRRRDRFLLSKGHAVHILHACLAERGLIDPAELPRSGQLGSRLGGHPTMRAPGIELATGSLGHALSVGLGIAMAEQLDGSPSRTVVLLGDGELQEGTVWEAALCAPRFRVPNLLAIVDYNRFQSAGAVDEVLPLEPLADKWRAFRWRVREIDGHDMAAVCAALDAAPAADAPTVLIAHTVKGKGVPGVEGTARAHYTRLSDEEAARAYAALGATP, encoded by the coding sequence ATGGACCGCATCGCCGCGCTCACCGCTCGGGCGGCGCGTCTGCGGGCGCACGTCGTCGGCATCGCCGCGGCGCAACTCTGCCACCTCGGCGGCTCGCTGTCCTGCGCCGACCTGATGGCGGCGCTGTTCTTCGACGTTCTGCAGCTCGACGACACCGCGCGGCGGCGCCGCGACCGGTTCCTGCTCAGCAAGGGGCACGCCGTGCACATCCTCCACGCCTGCCTCGCCGAGCGCGGCCTGATCGATCCGGCCGAGTTGCCGCGGAGCGGCCAGCTCGGCAGCCGGTTGGGCGGGCATCCGACCATGCGCGCCCCGGGCATCGAGCTCGCGACCGGCTCCCTCGGGCACGCGCTGTCGGTCGGGCTCGGCATCGCGATGGCGGAACAGCTCGACGGCTCGCCGTCGCGCACCGTGGTGCTGCTCGGCGACGGCGAGTTGCAGGAGGGCACGGTGTGGGAAGCGGCGCTGTGCGCGCCGCGCTTCCGCGTGCCCAACCTGCTGGCGATCGTCGACTACAACCGCTTCCAGTCCGCCGGCGCCGTCGACGAGGTCCTGCCGCTCGAGCCGCTGGCCGACAAGTGGCGGGCCTTCCGCTGGCGGGTGCGCGAGATCGACGGCCACGACATGGCGGCGGTCTGCGCCGCGCTCGACGCGGCGCCGGCCGCCGACGCGCCGACGGTGCTGATCGCCCACACCGTGAAGGGCAAGGGCGTGCCCGGCGTCGAGGGCACGGCGCGCGCCCACTACACGCGGCTCAGCGACGAGGAAGCGGCGCGCGCCTATGCGGCGCTGGGAGCGACGCCGTGA